In the genome of Nocardia terpenica, one region contains:
- the ftsZ gene encoding cell division protein FtsZ yields the protein MTPPHNYLAVIKVVGIGGGGVNAVNRMIEQGLKGVEFIAVNTDAQALLMSDADVKLDVGRELTRGLGAGADPEVGRRAAEDHKDEIEEVLKGADMVFVTAGEGGGTGTGGAPVVAGIARKLGALTIGVVTRPFSFEGKRRSNQAEAGIQALRESCDTLIVIPNDRLLQLGDAAVSLMDAFRSADEVLLNGVQGITDLITTPGLINVDFADVKSVMSGAGSALMGIGSSRGEGRSVKAAEAAINSPLLEASMDGAHGVLLSIAGGSDLGLFEINEAASLVQEAAHIEANIIFGTVIDDSLGDEVRVTVIAAGFDGGTPARRIDTTGRATIGTARAGEVGQGQARSGTGDFGGSRAAPDPAPAPSAPVSRGPAPSYEPTRPASEPTVSQNNRTHIQPPDEDTDDDVDVPSFMRR from the coding sequence ATGACGCCCCCGCACAACTACCTTGCAGTGATCAAGGTCGTCGGTATCGGCGGCGGCGGCGTGAACGCCGTCAACCGGATGATCGAACAGGGACTCAAGGGAGTCGAGTTCATCGCGGTCAATACCGACGCGCAGGCGCTGCTGATGAGTGATGCGGACGTCAAGCTCGACGTCGGTCGTGAACTCACCCGTGGCCTGGGCGCCGGCGCCGATCCCGAGGTCGGCCGCCGCGCCGCCGAAGACCACAAGGACGAGATCGAGGAGGTGCTCAAGGGCGCCGACATGGTCTTCGTCACCGCGGGCGAGGGCGGTGGCACCGGCACCGGTGGCGCCCCGGTCGTGGCCGGTATCGCCCGCAAGCTCGGCGCGCTGACCATCGGCGTGGTGACGAGGCCGTTCTCGTTCGAGGGCAAGCGCCGCAGCAACCAGGCCGAGGCCGGGATCCAGGCGCTGCGCGAGTCCTGCGACACCCTGATCGTGATTCCCAACGACCGGCTGCTGCAGCTCGGCGACGCCGCCGTGAGCCTGATGGACGCCTTCCGCTCCGCGGACGAGGTGCTGCTCAACGGTGTTCAGGGCATTACCGACCTGATCACCACGCCCGGCCTGATCAACGTCGACTTCGCCGACGTCAAGAGCGTCATGTCCGGCGCGGGCTCGGCGCTGATGGGCATCGGCTCCTCCCGCGGCGAGGGCCGCTCGGTCAAGGCCGCCGAGGCGGCGATCAACTCGCCACTACTGGAAGCGTCCATGGACGGCGCCCACGGTGTGCTGCTATCCATCGCGGGCGGCTCGGATCTGGGACTGTTCGAGATCAACGAGGCCGCGTCGCTGGTGCAGGAGGCCGCGCACATCGAGGCGAACATCATCTTCGGCACGGTGATCGACGACTCGCTCGGCGACGAGGTGCGCGTCACGGTGATCGCGGCCGGTTTCGACGGCGGCACCCCGGCCCGGCGCATCGACACCACGGGCCGCGCCACCATCGGCACCGCGCGCGCCGGGGAGGTCGGCCAGGGCCAGGCCCGTTCCGGCACCGGCGATTTCGGTGGTTCCCGCGCCGCCCCGGACCCGGCCCCGGCGCCGTCCGCCCCGGTCTCGCGCGGCCCGGCCCCGTCCTACGAGCCCACCCGCCCGGCCTCCGAGCCCACCGTCAGCCAGAACAACCGCACCCACATCCAGCCCCCCGACGAGGACACCGACGACGACGTCGACGTCCCCTCGTTCATGCGGCGCTGA
- the pgeF gene encoding peptidoglycan editing factor PgeF, whose translation MTATVVRTRRVTTTRAGGFSRAPYDSFNLGDHVGDDPEAVRRNRIRLAEGIGLAPERLVWMEQVHGRAVEIVDGPRAEPVPVTDALVTTVPGLALVVLTADCVPILLSDDEAGVIAAVHAGRVGARIGIVPRVLEAMLSLGARPERIGAFLGPAASGRRYEVPAAMRADVEAHLPGSATTTAAGTPGLDLRAGIRRQLEAAGVGAVAVDPRCTIEDATLFSHRRGAPTGRLAGVIWMESESAAQ comes from the coding sequence ATGACAGCGACCGTAGTTCGGACCAGACGTGTGACGACGACACGGGCGGGCGGGTTCTCCCGCGCCCCCTACGACTCGTTCAACCTGGGCGATCACGTCGGTGACGACCCGGAGGCGGTGCGGCGCAACAGAATACGGCTGGCCGAGGGGATCGGCCTGGCGCCGGAGCGGCTGGTCTGGATGGAGCAGGTGCACGGCCGCGCCGTCGAGATCGTGGACGGGCCGCGCGCGGAACCGGTTCCGGTGACCGACGCGCTGGTCACCACCGTGCCGGGCCTGGCGCTGGTGGTGCTGACCGCCGACTGCGTGCCGATCCTGCTGTCCGACGACGAGGCCGGGGTGATCGCGGCCGTGCACGCCGGGCGGGTGGGCGCGCGCATCGGCATCGTGCCGCGCGTGCTGGAGGCCATGCTGTCGCTGGGCGCGCGACCCGAGCGCATCGGGGCCTTCCTCGGCCCGGCCGCGAGCGGCCGCCGGTACGAGGTGCCCGCCGCCATGCGCGCCGATGTGGAGGCCCACCTGCCCGGCAGCGCCACCACCACCGCCGCGGGCACCCCGGGCCTGGACCTGCGCGCCGGTATCCGCCGGCAGCTGGAGGCGGCGGGCGTCGGCGCGGTCGCCGTCGACCCACGCTGCACGATCGAGGACGCGACGCTGTTCAGCCACCGCCGCGGCGCGCCCACCGGCCGCCTCGCCGGTGTCATCTGGATGGAATCCGAGTCGGCCGCACAGTGA
- a CDS encoding YggS family pyridoxal phosphate-dependent enzyme: protein MTAESGTAAAQSTRAADLSRALADLSARIDAACRAAGRDPGGVRLLPVTKFFPASDIEILYRLGRRDFGESREQEAAAKVASLGHLSQIRWHMIGRLQRNKAKSVARWAHTVYSVDSDRLATTLDAAAGLALQAGQREAPLRVLLQVSLDSDPSRGGVAPADLPALADLVARAENLQLAGLMAIPPLDRDPEPEFARLADLHADLLTRHAEATELSAGMSGDLEAAIRHGSTCVRVGTALMGARPITSG, encoded by the coding sequence ATGACCGCCGAATCCGGCACCGCCGCCGCGCAGTCCACCCGCGCGGCCGACCTGTCCCGCGCCCTGGCCGACCTGTCGGCGCGCATCGACGCCGCCTGCCGCGCCGCGGGCCGCGATCCGGGCGGGGTCCGATTGCTTCCGGTCACGAAGTTCTTTCCGGCTTCGGACATCGAAATCCTCTACCGGCTGGGTCGGCGCGACTTCGGCGAATCGCGCGAGCAGGAGGCCGCGGCGAAGGTGGCCTCTTTGGGACACCTGTCCCAAATACGCTGGCACATGATCGGGCGGCTGCAGCGCAACAAGGCCAAATCGGTCGCGCGCTGGGCGCATACCGTCTACTCGGTCGACAGCGACCGCTTGGCAACCACCCTCGACGCCGCCGCCGGGCTGGCCCTGCAGGCCGGGCAGCGGGAGGCTCCGCTACGGGTGTTGCTCCAGGTCAGCCTGGACAGCGACCCGAGCCGCGGCGGTGTCGCGCCCGCCGATCTGCCCGCCCTCGCCGATCTGGTGGCGCGCGCGGAGAACCTGCAGCTGGCGGGCCTGATGGCGATCCCGCCGCTGGACCGCGACCCCGAGCCCGAGTTCGCGCGACTGGCCGATCTGCACGCCGACCTGCTCACCCGACACGCCGAGGCGACCGAGCTGTCGGCCGGCATGTCGGGAGATCTGGAGGCCGCGATCCGACACGGTTCCACCTGCGTGCGTGTCGGTACCGCCTTGATGGGCGCTCGACCGATAACCTCGGGATAG
- a CDS encoding cell division protein SepF, producing the protein MSTLHRFKAYFGMVPLEDYEDDYVDDRGARGAEERGPRRPRDYAEPRYDAPGRARFADDRYADEPGYPEPAYKAPYQPGYTVARRDDYADEPYGEDRYEASRRPTRIESAPSRGRSGADAPFGGAPMVRGTTHGALAVDPEVERRMEERRMEERARFEPAPRRTPVFEDGGPLSKITTLRPRTYAEAAIIGERFRDGTPVIMDLVEMSNADARRLVDFAAGLAFALRGSFDKVATKVFLLSPADVDVSAEERRRIAETGFYNQK; encoded by the coding sequence ATGAGCACGCTGCATAGGTTCAAGGCGTACTTCGGCATGGTTCCGCTCGAGGACTACGAGGACGACTACGTCGACGACCGCGGTGCGCGGGGTGCCGAGGAACGTGGTCCGCGTCGCCCGCGCGACTATGCCGAACCCCGCTACGACGCTCCCGGTCGCGCCCGCTTCGCCGACGACCGGTACGCCGACGAGCCCGGCTACCCCGAGCCCGCGTACAAGGCCCCCTACCAGCCCGGTTACACCGTTGCCCGGCGCGACGACTACGCCGACGAGCCCTATGGCGAGGACCGTTACGAGGCGTCGCGCCGCCCCACCCGCATCGAGTCCGCGCCCTCGCGCGGCCGGTCGGGCGCGGACGCCCCGTTCGGCGGCGCCCCCATGGTGCGCGGCACCACCCACGGCGCGCTGGCGGTCGACCCCGAGGTCGAGCGGAGGATGGAAGAGCGACGGATGGAGGAGCGGGCCCGTTTCGAGCCGGCGCCGCGCCGCACGCCGGTCTTCGAGGACGGAGGCCCCTTGTCCAAGATCACCACGCTGCGCCCGCGCACCTACGCCGAGGCCGCCATCATCGGTGAGCGGTTCCGCGACGGCACGCCGGTGATCATGGACCTGGTCGAGATGAGCAACGCCGACGCCCGCCGCCTCGTCGACTTCGCCGCGGGACTCGCGTTCGCACTGCGTGGTTCGTTCGACAAGGTCGCGACCAAGGTGTTCCTGCTCTCACCGGCCGACGTCGACGTATCGGCCGAGGAGCGCCGCCGCATCGCCGAAACCGGCTTCTACAACCAGAAATAA
- a CDS encoding YggT family protein yields MPLFQVLYVLLFLFWLLLISRVIVEFIRSFARDWHPRGVVVVILEVIFTITDPPVKLLRRLIPPVNLGGIRLDLSIMVLLFIVFILMSIVSRLGQPVAPV; encoded by the coding sequence GTGCCCTTGTTCCAGGTGCTGTATGTACTCCTGTTCCTCTTCTGGCTGTTGTTGATCAGCCGAGTGATCGTCGAGTTCATCCGAAGCTTCGCTCGCGACTGGCATCCCCGCGGTGTCGTCGTCGTCATCCTCGAGGTGATCTTCACGATCACCGATCCGCCCGTGAAACTTCTGAGGCGGTTGATACCTCCGGTGAACCTGGGTGGAATTCGCCTGGATCTGTCGATTATGGTGCTGCTTTTCATCGTGTTCATCCTGATGTCGATCGTGAGCAGGCTCGGGCAGCCGGTAGCCCCGGTGTGA
- the wag31 gene encoding DivIVA-like cell division protein Wag31, whose amino-acid sequence MPLTPADVHNVAFSKPPIGKRGYNEDEVDAFLDLVEQELSRLIEENADLRQRVAELDAELVDAKKARPAPQAVKPAPPQPEPPKPAPVAPPAPMPVAPPAPPKDAGAADANLQAAKVLSLAQEMADRLTSDAKTEAEQLLANARANSERLVSDARNRSESMIAEARQKSDAMLTDAQTRSDSQLRQAKEKADGLQADAERKHTEIMATITQQRSVLESRIEQLKTFEREYRVRLKSYLESQLEELENRGSAVPVDGGESFDAIGGANNHAPASFAQGGK is encoded by the coding sequence ATGCCGCTGACCCCAGCCGATGTGCACAACGTCGCGTTCAGCAAACCGCCGATCGGGAAGCGCGGCTACAACGAGGACGAAGTCGACGCCTTCCTCGACCTCGTCGAACAGGAGCTCTCACGCCTCATCGAGGAGAACGCCGACCTTCGCCAGCGAGTTGCTGAGCTGGATGCCGAACTGGTCGACGCCAAGAAGGCCCGCCCCGCGCCGCAGGCCGTGAAACCGGCTCCGCCGCAACCGGAACCGCCGAAGCCAGCGCCGGTCGCACCCCCGGCCCCCATGCCGGTCGCACCCCCCGCCCCCCCGAAGGACGCGGGCGCCGCCGACGCGAACCTACAGGCCGCCAAGGTGCTCAGCCTGGCCCAGGAAATGGCCGACCGGCTCACCAGCGATGCCAAGACCGAGGCCGAGCAGCTGCTCGCCAATGCGCGAGCGAATTCCGAGCGACTGGTTTCCGACGCCCGCAACCGCTCCGAGAGCATGATCGCCGAGGCTCGCCAGAAGTCCGACGCCATGCTCACCGACGCCCAGACCCGTTCCGACAGCCAACTGCGCCAGGCCAAGGAGAAGGCCGACGGCCTGCAGGCCGACGCCGAGCGCAAGCACACCGAGATCATGGCCACCATCACCCAGCAGCGCAGCGTGCTGGAGAGCCGGATCGAGCAGCTCAAGACCTTCGAGCGCGAGTACCGGGTGCGGCTGAAGTCCTACCTGGAGTCGCAGCTCGAGGAGCTGGAGAATCGTGGTTCGGCCGTGCCGGTGGACGGCGGCGAGTCCTTCGACGCGATCGGTGGCGCGAACAACCACGCCCCGGCCTCGTTCGCCCAGGGCGGCAAGTAG
- the ileS gene encoding isoleucine--tRNA ligase, with translation MADETSTRNAYPRADLGEGAESIARPAAGASFPDLERRVLDYWAADDTFRASIRNRAGAEEFVFYDGPPFANGLPHYGHLLTGYVKDLIPRFQTMRGKKVERRFGWDTHGLPAEIEAEKQLGITDKSQIDAMGLAEFNAACKSSVLRYTNEWRNYVTRQARWVDFDNDYKTLDLDFMESVMWAFKSLYDKGLVYQGFRVLPYSWYEQTPLSYQEARMDDSYRMRQDPAVTVDMVLQVPEDHPLHALDGANALIWTTTPWTLPSNLAVAVHPDLTYVHVEGKDGKRYVLAAERVSHYAREVGEAPTVLSEHSGAALAGLRYLPPFDFFLGHPNAHRVLNADYVTTDSGTGVVHLAPAFGEEDMDVASANGIEIVQPLDQGGRFTSMVPPYEGLMVFDANPVIIKDLKAAGKLLRHETIEHSYPHSWRSGQPLIYMAVPSWFVAVTRFRDRMVELNQQISWVPEHIRDGQFGKWLENARDWNISRNRYWGAPIPVWISDDPAYPRVDVYGSLDQLERDFGVRPADLHRPGIDELVRPNPDDPTGKSMMRRTPEVLDCWFESGSMPYAQVHYPFENKEWFEGSGDSPAHNPGDFIVEYNGQTRAWFYHLHVLSTALFDRPAFKSAVAHGIVLGDDGLKMSKSKGNYPDVNEVFDRDGSDAMRWFLMASPVLRGGNLIVTERGIREGVSHALRPLWNAWTFLQLYASKPGEWRTDSQHVLDRYILSKLAATRDVMTDALETYDVTAACDELRSFADALTNWYVRRSRSRFWEEDRDAIDTLHTVLEVTTRLAAPLLPLITEVIWRGLTGGRSVHLTDWPTETELPRDPELVSAMDEVREVCSTVLSLRKAQNLRVRLPLSEVTIAAPDAERLHPFTDLIADEVNVKKVDLTTDVAVHGRFELVVNARAAGPRLGKDVQTVIKAVKAGEWSESPQGVVSAAGIELLPEEYTQRLVAAEPESTAPLPGNAGLVVLNSEVTEELEAEGWARDLIRDLQETRKSLGLDVSDRITVVLEVPADRARWAETHRDLIAGEILATTLTFGAAGADAADLVGGVRAAVTKAS, from the coding sequence ATGGCGGACGAGACATCCACCCGCAACGCCTATCCGCGAGCAGATCTCGGCGAGGGCGCGGAGTCGATTGCGCGGCCCGCCGCGGGGGCGTCGTTCCCCGACCTGGAGCGGCGCGTACTCGACTACTGGGCCGCCGACGACACCTTCCGGGCCAGCATCCGGAACCGGGCCGGCGCTGAGGAGTTCGTCTTCTACGATGGACCGCCCTTCGCCAACGGATTGCCGCATTACGGCCATCTGCTGACCGGTTACGTCAAGGATTTGATCCCACGTTTCCAGACCATGCGCGGCAAGAAGGTGGAGCGGCGATTCGGCTGGGACACGCACGGTCTGCCCGCGGAAATCGAAGCCGAGAAACAGCTCGGTATCACGGACAAATCACAGATCGACGCGATGGGCCTCGCGGAATTCAATGCCGCGTGCAAATCCTCGGTCCTTCGCTATACGAATGAGTGGCGCAACTATGTGACACGTCAGGCGCGCTGGGTCGACTTCGACAACGACTACAAGACCCTCGACCTCGACTTCATGGAGTCGGTCATGTGGGCGTTCAAGTCGCTGTACGACAAAGGGCTTGTCTACCAGGGGTTCCGGGTGCTGCCCTACAGCTGGTACGAACAGACGCCGCTGTCGTACCAGGAAGCGCGCATGGACGACTCCTACCGGATGCGGCAGGACCCGGCGGTCACCGTGGACATGGTGCTGCAGGTGCCCGAGGACCACCCCTTGCACGCGCTCGACGGCGCCAACGCGCTCATCTGGACCACCACGCCCTGGACGCTGCCGTCCAACCTGGCTGTCGCGGTGCACCCGGACCTCACCTACGTGCACGTCGAGGGCAAGGACGGCAAGCGCTATGTGCTGGCCGCCGAACGAGTCTCGCACTACGCGCGGGAAGTGGGCGAGGCGCCGACCGTGCTGTCCGAGCACTCGGGCGCGGCGCTGGCGGGCCTGCGCTACCTGCCCCCGTTCGACTTCTTCCTCGGCCACCCGAACGCGCACCGGGTGCTCAACGCCGACTACGTGACCACCGACTCCGGTACCGGCGTGGTGCATCTCGCTCCGGCGTTCGGTGAGGAGGACATGGATGTCGCCTCCGCCAACGGAATCGAGATCGTGCAGCCGCTGGATCAGGGCGGCCGGTTCACCTCGATGGTGCCGCCGTACGAGGGCCTGATGGTCTTCGACGCCAACCCGGTCATCATCAAGGACCTCAAGGCGGCCGGAAAGCTGTTGCGGCACGAGACGATCGAGCACTCCTACCCGCACAGCTGGCGCTCCGGGCAGCCGCTGATCTACATGGCGGTGCCGTCCTGGTTCGTGGCGGTCACCAGGTTCCGCGATCGCATGGTGGAGCTCAACCAGCAGATCAGCTGGGTTCCCGAGCACATCCGCGACGGTCAGTTCGGCAAGTGGCTGGAGAACGCGCGCGACTGGAACATCAGCCGAAACCGCTACTGGGGTGCGCCGATCCCGGTGTGGATCTCCGACGACCCGGCCTATCCGCGGGTCGACGTCTACGGCTCTCTCGACCAGCTGGAGCGTGATTTCGGTGTGCGCCCGGCCGATCTGCACCGGCCCGGCATCGATGAGCTGGTGCGCCCGAATCCCGATGACCCGACCGGGAAGTCGATGATGCGGCGAACCCCGGAGGTGCTGGACTGCTGGTTCGAGTCCGGGTCGATGCCCTATGCGCAGGTGCACTACCCGTTCGAGAACAAGGAGTGGTTCGAGGGCTCCGGCGATTCTCCCGCCCACAACCCGGGCGATTTCATCGTCGAGTACAACGGCCAGACCAGGGCCTGGTTCTACCACCTGCACGTGTTGTCGACCGCGCTGTTCGATCGCCCGGCCTTCAAATCGGCTGTGGCGCACGGCATCGTGCTCGGCGACGACGGCCTGAAGATGTCCAAGTCCAAGGGCAACTACCCGGACGTCAACGAGGTCTTCGACCGCGACGGCTCCGACGCCATGCGCTGGTTCCTCATGGCCTCGCCCGTACTTCGCGGCGGTAACCTCATCGTCACCGAACGCGGTATCCGCGAGGGCGTGAGCCATGCGCTGCGGCCGCTGTGGAACGCGTGGACCTTCCTGCAGCTGTACGCGTCGAAACCCGGTGAGTGGCGCACGGATTCGCAGCACGTGCTGGACCGCTACATCCTGAGCAAGCTGGCGGCCACCCGCGACGTGATGACCGACGCGCTCGAGACCTACGACGTCACCGCCGCCTGCGACGAATTGCGCTCGTTCGCCGATGCGCTCACCAATTGGTATGTGCGCCGGTCGCGTTCGCGGTTCTGGGAGGAGGATCGCGATGCGATCGACACCCTGCACACCGTGCTCGAGGTGACCACCCGGCTTGCGGCCCCGCTGCTGCCGCTGATCACCGAGGTGATCTGGCGCGGGCTCACCGGCGGGCGGTCGGTGCATCTGACCGACTGGCCGACCGAGACCGAACTGCCCAGGGACCCGGAGCTGGTGTCGGCCATGGACGAGGTGCGGGAGGTGTGCTCGACGGTGCTGAGCCTGCGCAAGGCCCAGAACCTGCGGGTGCGGCTGCCGCTGTCCGAGGTGACCATCGCCGCCCCGGATGCCGAACGGCTGCACCCGTTCACGGATCTGATCGCCGACGAGGTCAATGTCAAGAAGGTCGACCTGACCACCGATGTCGCCGTGCACGGCCGCTTCGAACTGGTGGTCAATGCCCGCGCCGCCGGGCCGCGCCTGGGTAAGGACGTGCAGACGGTGATCAAGGCGGTCAAGGCCGGGGAGTGGAGCGAGAGCCCGCAGGGTGTGGTCAGCGCCGCCGGAATCGAGCTGCTGCCCGAGGAGTACACCCAGCGCCTGGTCGCCGCCGAACCGGAGTCCACGGCCCCGCTGCCCGGCAATGCCGGTCTGGTGGTGCTGAATTCGGAGGTCACCGAGGAACTGGAGGCCGAGGGCTGGGCCCGCGACCTCATCCGCGACCTCCAGGAGACCCGCAAGTCCCTGGGCCTGGACGTCTCCGACCGCATCACCGTGGTGCTCGAGGTTCCCGCCGACCGCGCGCGCTGGGCCGAAACCCACCGCGACCTGATCGCCGGTGAAATCCTCGCCACCACGCTCACTTTCGGCGCCGCGGGCGCCGACGCGGCCGATCTCGTCGGTGGTGTCCGGGCCGCGGTCACCAAGGCGTCATGA
- a CDS encoding 3'-5' exonuclease, whose amino-acid sequence MTERYLNVIDVEATCWEGKTPPGQASEIIEIGLCVLDSVTLERVDKHSILVRPERSTVSEFCTRLTTLTPEQVAGGIDFAAACELLRTVHHAAERPWVSWGDYDRRQFERQCAATGVAYPFGDRHTNAKRRFSESRGTTQRFGMAEALEVTGLPLEGTHHRGGDDAWNIANLVLDMMRRGTW is encoded by the coding sequence ATGACCGAGCGCTACCTCAACGTCATCGATGTGGAGGCCACCTGCTGGGAGGGGAAGACGCCGCCCGGGCAGGCGAGCGAGATCATCGAGATCGGGCTGTGTGTGCTGGATTCGGTGACGCTGGAGCGGGTGGACAAGCACAGCATTCTGGTGCGGCCGGAGCGGTCGACGGTGAGCGAGTTCTGTACCCGGCTCACCACGCTCACTCCGGAGCAGGTCGCGGGCGGTATCGACTTCGCTGCCGCCTGCGAGTTGCTGCGCACGGTGCACCACGCGGCCGAGCGGCCCTGGGTGAGCTGGGGCGACTACGATCGCCGTCAGTTCGAACGCCAGTGCGCCGCAACGGGTGTGGCGTATCCGTTCGGTGACCGGCACACCAATGCCAAGCGCCGGTTCTCCGAATCCCGGGGCACCACACAGCGTTTCGGCATGGCCGAGGCGCTCGAGGTGACCGGGCTGCCGCTGGAGGGTACCCACCACCGCGGCGGCGACGATGCCTGGAACATCGCGAATCTCGTCCTCGACATGATGCGCCGCGGAACCTGGTGA
- a CDS encoding PucR family transcriptional regulator, translating to MKSVNRLIPLSELLSALTSSVVTLIDAPAGEDVVAESVAFMDVDDLTMEMPPGRALPEVYLQVGVDDEHATRWLRDLGRRCPTEHRPRVVFSKSAGPALRAAAHDAGIALVAVHPHARWEMVHALIGRITGHGTGPRATVESVPALDSDLFGLAHSVAESTRGLVSIEDEQWRVLAYSADSTTAADAVRRSSVLGRQGPTGYMHWLQREGVFDRLRNTGDVVEVPARAEWETRRRIAIGIREPGRPGGRRSRTVLGTIWVQEATEPLDADSSQVLRGAASIAARAIWRTMQAPTTDALLIQRLFGAHGGDVDIPAFAETFGMAADGRAAVIGFARHASRAPHEEAMRRGMTTLRLHASAFRQDCVTTMIGERLYVLFPEHHSVDRVSSWTRQVIGQLADRSGLSLRAAIAAPVAGLADVARARAEADRVLDRTANLPTAEAVTTLARSRTTVLLAEILTFIGDHPELRDPRLDTLVRYDEKYSAELRLSIEAYLAHRGDVRRAATELRIHPNTLRYRIRRATQLMGIELDSAPDRLLLEIQLATHRQHGGEAAG from the coding sequence ATGAAGAGTGTGAACCGGCTCATACCGCTGTCCGAACTGCTATCGGCGCTGACCAGCTCCGTTGTCACCCTGATCGATGCGCCCGCGGGCGAGGACGTCGTGGCCGAGTCGGTGGCGTTCATGGATGTCGACGACCTGACCATGGAGATGCCGCCCGGACGGGCGCTGCCGGAGGTGTACCTGCAGGTCGGCGTCGACGACGAGCACGCCACCCGCTGGCTGCGCGATCTCGGGCGGCGCTGTCCGACCGAACACCGGCCGCGCGTGGTGTTCTCCAAGAGCGCCGGACCGGCGCTGCGCGCGGCCGCGCACGACGCCGGTATCGCGCTGGTCGCGGTGCATCCGCACGCCCGCTGGGAGATGGTGCACGCGCTGATCGGGCGGATTACCGGGCACGGCACCGGTCCGCGGGCGACCGTCGAATCGGTCCCCGCCCTGGATTCGGATCTGTTCGGCCTGGCGCATTCGGTGGCCGAGTCGACGCGCGGGCTGGTGTCCATCGAGGACGAACAGTGGCGCGTGCTGGCCTATTCGGCCGACAGCACCACCGCCGCCGATGCGGTGCGGCGGTCGTCGGTGCTGGGCAGGCAGGGGCCGACCGGATACATGCACTGGCTGCAGCGCGAGGGCGTGTTCGACCGATTGCGCAATACCGGTGACGTGGTGGAGGTTCCGGCTCGGGCGGAGTGGGAGACGCGGCGGCGCATCGCGATCGGCATCCGCGAGCCCGGCCGCCCCGGCGGGCGGCGCTCACGCACGGTACTGGGCACGATCTGGGTGCAGGAGGCCACCGAGCCGCTCGACGCCGACAGCTCCCAGGTGCTGCGCGGCGCGGCATCCATTGCGGCCCGGGCCATCTGGCGGACCATGCAGGCCCCGACCACCGACGCCCTGCTGATCCAGCGCCTGTTCGGCGCGCACGGCGGCGATGTCGACATCCCGGCCTTCGCCGAGACATTCGGCATGGCGGCCGACGGGCGGGCGGCGGTGATCGGCTTCGCCCGGCACGCGTCGCGGGCGCCGCACGAGGAGGCGATGCGGCGGGGCATGACCACACTTCGCCTGCACGCCAGCGCCTTTCGCCAGGACTGTGTGACCACGATGATCGGCGAGCGGCTGTATGTGCTGTTCCCCGAGCATCATTCGGTGGATCGGGTGAGCTCGTGGACCCGGCAGGTGATCGGCCAGCTCGCCGACCGCTCCGGGCTGAGCCTGCGCGCGGCCATCGCCGCGCCGGTGGCCGGGCTGGCCGATGTGGCGCGCGCCCGCGCCGAGGCCGACCGGGTGCTCGACCGCACCGCGAATCTGCCCACGGCCGAGGCGGTGACGACGCTGGCGCGCTCGCGCACCACGGTGCTGCTGGCCGAGATCCTGACCTTCATCGGCGACCATCCGGAGCTGCGCGATCCGCGCCTGGACACGCTCGTCCGCTACGACGAGAAGTACTCGGCCGAGCTGCGGCTGAGCATCGAGGCGTATCTGGCGCACCGCGGCGACGTCCGCAGGGCCGCCACCGAGCTGCGCATCCACCCGAACACCCTGCGCTACCGGATCCGGCGCGCCACCCAGCTGATGGGCATCGAGCTGGACTCCGCCCCGGACCGGCTGCTGCTGGAGATCCAGCTCGCCACCCACCGCCAGCACGGCGGCGAGGCGGCGGGCTGA